In the genome of Pseudorasbora parva isolate DD20220531a chromosome 10, ASM2467924v1, whole genome shotgun sequence, one region contains:
- the kif26ab gene encoding kinesin-like protein KIF26A isoform X3, whose translation MMDWKEVAAQKLNLSSKRKKQQPPLVYPQEPSIYPTNFSAVLQFFPPPAPPCLLRAGSKAKENPGMGKVKVMMRICPSLGVVDSSESMSFLKVDTRKKQLTLYDPSLNTQPTSVHRRAVLPAPKMFAFDAVFPQDASQAEVCSGTVAEVIQSVVNGADGCIFCFGHVNVGKTYTMIGTDSSMQSLGIAPCAISWLFKLINERKEKTGTRFSVRVSAVEIYGKDESLQDLLSDVPTGSLQDGQSPGVYLREDPICGTQLQNQSELRAPTAEKAALFLDAAIAARSTNRPDADEEDRRNSHMLFTLHIYQYRMEKSGKGGMSGGRSRLHLIDLGSCEKVLCKSRDAGGGLCLSLTALGNVILALANGAKHVPYRDSKLTMLLRDSLGNINCRTTMIAHISDSPANYAESLTTIQLASRIHRMRKKKSKYASSSSGGESSCDEGRIRRPPHLRPFHPRTVALDPDLPPFLSDPDYSSSSEQSCDTVIYVGPGGAAISDRELSDNEGPPAFVPIIPSINRKQRGKEGRVDHDHFKCNTFAELQERLECIDGSEEPTAFVGEPGDNSASPKMERGATKLKEGSSCISVSPKTPTKALSSIQDSISKNSISVANKLPSSPKHKSKLEHSKLQSATSDKDLRDMSESVCRTSADGEKEQMDTGSLFTPGQQSKPIVSQNSEPVVREKVFFNKKLPKPAPPPPQQKDYSRVSSETEEKSATRIPPIGMSHQKRGDSNGNSPVKVHHLNPRTPGEMRSNLRERCMEKDILRTTVTLKQPVELNGEDELVFTLVEELSIGSIVDNGRPSSIVSFNSDCSLQALASGSRPVSIISSINDEFDAYTCSVGTSEANIKMVAPLQEKTFVSLGSRGSSITSWLSEVSVCTLESEGAQSTDVFLPQGTHTCLDSSFYLDSLSMFQSSPQKEPKNSLNDSGCSFSDLDSESAISSKLSLSNCPSSPEAPQLSAKNLPKLAKANTIHLADPKSFQDSQVAQCSLSRKLKPTSSISQSCSISGSSSSSNWRREPPKQDCIPDPWNRVDTSMESSIISNSGSSSRLVKNGMSGIPARKAGTSSSVPRMPKTLGSNPSQRVVDGCEKTINNRKMEFPSKMPQFRRGATTLGTVPVIHTSIDVKLAQDFGSSTSSLKFSSLGKNGKTSKQEESMSKPGNVSPPPPPVRKSSLDQKNRILFPSSALKSAYDAGKSLAPRATGLEDDRDIFSRGDSNSLRASNLKSEHSLIKATSSLKARGVRGDTGQLYGSQISLDRCDSLSSLGSKPALSRENSGASLNSKSSKSVSRFGSPVSTSSPIATSPPSCINPVSTVKNGTVKGSLNARPIPVNANKARTLSANNSKALSSSTKSLVAPATRNANLPPSGKTALPRATVGGNGKSTRGTIMGTKQAMRAANSRVSELASSNTSGKNTRGSGDSDSGNDSGVNLNEDKHTPIPILPSPYSKITAPRRPQRYSSGHGSDNSSVLSGELPPAMGRTALFYHSGGSSGYESMIRDSEATGSASSAHDSMSESGMSSSGRTRSSKVPKKRSNGLQRRRLIPAPLPDTSSLGKSGTTGQWVDLPPMSGPLKEPFEIKVYEIDDVERLQRRRQEKTDEGLIYFNTKLKVLEKRQQQIRDLRAKHKTLKEELEDTKSRLMMDPSKWIGEFEVDQELDQESQEYCEALEQATAELEYCVNLCKSRVMMVTCFDIRVASDAQEGPREVEV comes from the exons ATGATGGATTGGAAAGAAGT GGCTGCTCAGAAGCTGAATCTGTCATCCAAAAGGAagaagcagcagcctccactggtATACCCCCAGGAGCCCTCCATCTACCCGACTAACTTTAGTGCTGTCCTCCAGTTtttccctccacctgctccacCATGTCTGCTCAGGGCGGGGTCAAAGGCCAAGGAGAACCCTGGCATGGGCAAG GTCAAAGTGATGATGCGAATCTGTCCATCTCTGGGGGTTGTGGATTCATCGGAGTCCATGTCCTTCCTGAAGGTGGACACTCGTAAGAAACAACTGACTCTCTACGATCCTTCACTCAACACACAGCCCACCTCAGTGCACAGACGAGCAGTGCTGCCCGCCCCAAAGATGTTTGCCTTCGATGCTGTTTTTCCCCAAGATGCCTCTCAA GCTGAAGTTTGCTCAGGGACAGTGGCTGAAGTTATTCAATCAGTGGTCAACGGAGCTGATGGGTGTATTTTCTGCTTCGGTCATGTGAATGTCG GCAAGACATACACCATGATTGGCACAGACAGCTCCATGCAGAGCCTTGGCATTGCGCCCTGTGCCATCTCCTGGCTGTTCAAGCTCATCAACGAGCGCAAGGAGAAGACGGGCACGCGTTTCTCAGTGCGGGTGTCAGCCGTGGAAATCTACGGCAAGGACGAGAGCCTGCAGGACCTGCTTTCTGATGTTCCCACAGGCAGTCTGCAGGACGGCCAGTCGCCTGGTGTCTACCTGCGTGAGGACCCCATCTGTGGCACACAG CTCCAGAACCAGAGCGAATTAAGGGCTCCCACTGCAGAGAAGGCCGCCCTGTTTCTTGACGCCGCCATCGCAGCACGTAGCACCAACCGGCCAGATGCAGATGAGGAAGATCGCCGTAACTCGCACATGCTGTTCACCTTACACATCTATCAGTACCGCATGGAGAAGAGCGGCAAGGGTGGAA tGTCTGGTGGTAGGAGCAGATTGCATCTGATTGATTTGGGAAGCTGTGAGAAGGTGCTTTGTAAGAGCAGGGACGCAGGAGGAGgtctgtgtctgtctctgaCTGCATTAGGAAATGTCATACTGGCTTTGGCCAACGGAGCCAAACACGTTCCATACAG GGATAGCAAGCTCACAATGTTACTGCGAGATTCCCTGGGTAACATAAACTGTAGGACAACCATGATTGCTCACATCTCTGACTCCCCTGCCAATTATGCAGAGTCTCTTACCACCATTCAGCTGGCCTCCCGAATCCATCGTATGAGGAAAAAGAAATCCAAG TATGCATCAAGTTCTTCCGGAGGGGAGAGTTCCTGTGATGAGGGAAGGATCCGTCGACCACCACATTTGCGACCCTTCCATCCTCGGACTGTGGCCCTTGACCCAGATCTACCGCCATTCCTTAGTGATCCTGACTATTCTTCAAGCAGTGAGCAATCATGCGACACTGTAATTTATGTTGGCCCTGGTGGTGCTGCCATCTCTGATCGAGAGCTCAGTGACAATGAAGGACCACCAGCCTTTGTTCCTATCATCCCTTCTATTAACCGTAAGCAACGAGGGAAAGAAGGGAGAGTTGACCATGATCACTTCAAATGTAACACCTTTGCTGAGCTTCAGGAGCGATTAGAATGTATTGATGGTAGTGAGGAACCTACAGCTTTTGTTGGAGAACCTGGAGATAATTCTGCAAGCCCTAAAATGGAACGTGGCGCAACCAAGTTGAAAGAAGGCTCTAGTTGCATTTCAGTTTCTCCCAAGACTCCTACCAAAGCACTCTCATCAATACAGGACAGCATATCCAAAAACTCAATTTCTGTGGCCAATAAACTGCCCAGCAGTCCAAAACACAAATCCAAATTAGAACACTCCAAATTGCAAAGTGCCACATCAGACAAAGATCTCAGAGACatgtctgagagtgtgtgtaggacAAGTGCAGATGGTGAAAAGGAGCAAATGGATACTGGATCTCTGTTCACTCCAGGACAGCAAAGTAAACCAATAGTATCCCAAAACTCAGAGCCTGTGGTCAGGGAGAAGGtgtttttcaataaaaagttaCCCAAGCCTGCTCCCCCGCCGCCACAACAAAAAGACTATAGCAGGGTCAGTAGTGAAACTGAAGAAAAGTCTGCCACGAGGATACCACCAATTGGGATGAGCCATCAAAAAAGAGGTGATTCAAATGGGAACTCACCTGTCAAAGTCCATCACCTTAATCCCAGGACTCCTGGGGAAATGAGGTCCAATCTTAGGGAGAGGTGCATGGAGAAGGACATATTGAGGACAACTGTAACCCTCAAACAGCCAGTGGAGTTAAATGGAGAGGATGAGCTTGTATTCACTCTTGTGGAAGAGTTGTCAATTGGCAGCATTGTGGACAACGGGAGGCCCTCCAGTATTGTGAGTTTCAATAGTGATTGCTCATTACAGGCCCTTGCCTCAGGGTCACGACCAGTAAGCATCATTAGTAGCATCAATGATGAGTTTGATGCCTATACATGCAGTGTTGGTACTTCTGAGGCAAACATTAAAATGGTGGCTCCATTACAGGAGAAAACATTTGTTTCGCTTGGCAGCCGTGGTTCTTCTATCACTTCATGGCTCAGTGAAGTAAGTGTCTGTACTCTGGAGAGTGAAGGTGCCCAATCAACAGATGTCTTTCTCCCTCAAGGTACTCATACTTGTCTAGACAGCAGTTTCTACCTTGATTCTCTAAGCATGTTCCAAAGCAGCCCTCAAAAGGAACCCAAGAACTCTTTGAATGATAGTGGCTGTAGCTTCTCAGATTTGGACAGTGAAAGTGCAATATCAAGCAAACTCTCACTTAGCAACTGCCCATCTTCCCCAGAGGCCCCACAACTATCTGCCAAAAATTTGCCAAAACTTGCAAAGGCAAATACCATCCATTTAGCCGATCCCAAGTCTTTTCAAGATTCTCAAGTTGCCCAGTGTAGTCTTTCCAGGAAATTAAAACCTACCTCATCAATATCCCAGAGTTGCAGCATCAGTGGAAGCAGCTCTAGTAGCAACTGGAGACGTGAGCCACCTAAGCAAGACTGCATACCAGATCCCTGGAACCGAGTAGATACCTCAATGGAGTCTTCTATAATTTCTAATTCAGGTTCTTCATCCAGACTggtaaaaaatggaatgagtgGAATTCCTGCACGAAAAGCAGGCACAAGCAGCAGTGTACCTCGAATGCCTAAAACACTAGGGTCAAACCCATCTCAAAGGGTAGTGGATGGATGTGAAAAAACGATCAACAACAGGAAAATGGAGTTCCCCAGCAAGATGCCACAGTTCAGACGAGGTGCAACAACACTTGGGACAGTTCCAGTTATCCATACGTCCATTGATGTCAAGCTTGCTCAAGATTTTGGTTCTTCCACAAGCAGTTTGAAGTTCTCCTCTTTAGgaaaaaatggaaaaacaaGCAAGCAAGAGGAGAGTATGTCAAAACCTGGAAATGTATCACCACCTCCTCCTCCAGTTCGCAAATCCAGTTTGGATCAAAAGAATCGAATCCTGTTTCCCTCAAGTGCCTTAAAGTCTGCTTATGATGCAGGAAAATCTTTAGCACCAAGGGCTACAGGTTTAGAGGATGACCGTGACATTTTCTCTAGGGGTGATTCAAATAGTTTAAGAGCATCTAACTTAAAGTCAGAACATAGTTTGATAAAAGCAACCTCAAGTCTCAAAGCTAGAGGAGTTAGAGGTGATACTGGACAGCTTTATGGGAGCCAGATATCTCTAGACAGATGTGACAGTTTATCCTCTTTGGGATCTAAACCTGCTTTAAGTCGAGAGAACAGTGGTGCTAGTCTCAATAGCAAGTCAAGTAAGTCTGTCAGTAGGTTTGGATCACCTGTTTCCACCTCTTCCCCAATTGCTACCTCTCCTCCTTCGTGTATAAACCCAGtaagcactgtaaaaaatggaACTGTCAAGGGCAGCCTTAATGCAAGACCAATACCTGTTAATGCCAACAAAGCTCGTACATTATCAGCAAACAACTCCAAAGCCCTTAGCTCATCCACTAAGTCTCTTGTGGCGCCTGCAACAAGGAATGCCAACCTTCCACCTTCAGGAAAGACTGCGTTACCTCGAGCAACAGTTGGAGGCAATGGTAAATCCACAAGAGGAACTATAATGGGTACCAAGCAAGCAATGAGGGCAGCAAACAGTCGTGTTAGTGAGTTGGCATCGTCCAACACTTCTGGGAAAAATACAAGGGGTTCGGGTGATTCAGACAGTGGCAATGACAGTGGAGTGAACCTCAATGAGGACAAGCATACCCCAATCCCCATTCTTCCATCTCCATATAGTAAGATCACAGCCCCCAGAAGACCTCAGCGCTACAGCAGTGGGCATGGAAGTGATAACAGTAGTGTGTTAAGTGGGGAGTTGCCTCCTGCCATGGGACGAACTGCTCTTTTCTACCACAGTGGAGGAAGCAGTGGATATGAAAGCATGATTCGTGACAGTGAAGCTACAGGCAGTGCTTCTTCAGCCCATGACTCTATGAGTGAGAGTGGGATGTCCTCCTCTGGTCGCACAAGGAGCTCCAAAGTACCCAAGAAGAGGTCGAATG GCCTCCAGAGGCGGCGTCTCATCCCAGCTCCCTTACCGGACACCTCTTCCCTGGGGAAGTCTGGGACTACGGGCCAGTGGGTGGACCTTCCCCCTATGTCCGGACCACTGAAAGAGCCTTTTGAGATAAAAGTGTATGAAATTGATGATGTGGAGCGGCTTCAGCGTCGGAGACAGGAGAAGACAGATGAG GGCTTGATTTATTTTAACACTAAATTGAAGGTTCTTGAGAAACGACAGCAGCAAATTAGAGATCTCAGAGCCAAGCATAAGACTCTGAAAGAAGAGCTGGAGGACACCAAGTCTAGACTAATGATGGATCCCAGCAAGTGGATAGGAGAGT TTGAGGTGGATCAGGAATTGGATCAGGAGTCGCAGGAGTACTGCGAGGCATTGGAGCAAGCTACGGCTGAACTGGAATACTGCGTCAACCTATGCAAGTCTCGCGTCATGATGGTGACCTGCTTCGATATTCGAGTAGCATCTGACGCGCAGGAAGGACCGCGAGAAGTTGAGGTTTAA